ACTCCGCTCCGCGGTGCTTTTCACCTTTCCCTCACGGTACTGCTTCACTATCGGTCGCCAGGAAGTATTTAGCCTTGGCAGATGGTCCTGCCGGATTCCCACGGGGTTTCTCGTGTCCCGCGGTACTCGGGATCCGTCTCGGAGAGAAAGTACTTTCGGCTACAGGGTTTTTACCTTCTGTGACGGGCCTTTCCAGACCTCTTCGCCTAATACTCTCTTTTCTTACTCCATGTGAGACGTCCCACAACCCCTAAGAGCAAGCTCTTAGGTTTGGGCTTCTCCGCTTTCGCTCGCCGCTACTGACGGAATCACTTTTGTTTTCTTTTCCTCAGGGTACTTAGATGTTTCAGTTCCCCTGGTGTGCCTCCAACGACCTATGTATTCAGTCGAGGGTAACTACCCATTACGGTAGCTGGGTTTCCCCATTCGGAAATCTCCGGATCAAAGCTCACTTACAGCTCCCCGAAGCATATCGCTGTTCGTCGCGTCCTTCTTCGGCTCCTGGCGCCTAGGCATCCTCCGTGCGCTCTTATTAGCTTAACCAATGCTCCGAGATATCGATTGCTGTTTCTCCGATGCCCGCTCATTACCAAGCTCCCATCAGAGATGGGCGACAGTAACGCTCGTGCATGAGTCGAACAGAATCGATATCTCTACGCATACATAGTAGACACTAGTAAGGCATAGATGATACTACTCTTCTTTCGCGCTTTGTTTCGCTATCCAGTTTTCAAGGTACAAGATTTCCTGCTTCTTCGGCAGGGAAAAACATATTATCATGTTTTCGATCAAAGATTCAACCCACAAAGATTGACAATCGAGGAAAACAAGATGGTTGAAAGATTGCTCTTTCAAAACTGAACTTGAGCGTAAGAAACGAATTGCCATCCTACCGAGGTAGCTATGGACTTTTATAACCCCGAAGGGTTCCTTAGAAAGGAGGTGATCCAGCCGCACCTTCCGATACGGCTACCTTGTTACGACTTCACCCCAATCATCTACCCCACCTTCGGCGGCTGGCTCCCTTGCGGGTTACCCCACCGACTTCGGGTGTTGTAAACTCTCGTGGTGTGACGGGCGGTGTGTACAAGACCCGGGAACGTATTCACCGCGGCATGCTGATCCGCGATTACTAGCAATTCCGACTTCATGCAGGCGAGTTGCAGCCTGCAATCCGAACTGAGACCGGCTTTGTTGGGATTGGCTCCACCTCGCGGTTTCGCAGCCCGTTGTACCGGCCATTGTAGTACGTGTGTAGCCCAGGTCATAAGGGGCATGATGATTTGACGTCATCCCCGCCTTCCTCCGGTTTGTCACCGGCAGTCAACCTAGAGTGCCCAGCTTAACCTGCTGGCAACTAAGTTTAGGGGTTGCGCTCGTTGCGGGACTTAACCCAACATCTCACGACACGAGCTGACGACAACCATGCACCACCTGTCTCCTCTGTCCCGAAGGCCGCCTCTATCTCTAGAGGATTCAGAGGGATGTCAAGACCTGGTAAGGTTCTTCGCGTTGCTTCGAATTAAACCACATACTCCACTGCTTGTGCGGGTCCCCGTCAATTCCTTTGAGTTTCAGTCTTGCGACCGTACTCCCCAGGCGGAGTGCTTAATGTGTTAACTTCGGCACCGAGGGCATGATACCCCCAACACCTAGCACTCATCGTTTACAGCGTGGACTACCAGGGTATCTAATCCTGTTTGCTCCCCACGCTTTCGCGCCTCAGCGTCAGTTACAGTCCAGAGAGCCGCCTTCGCCACTGGTGTTCCTCCACATCTCTACGCATTTCACCGCTACACGTGGAATTCCGCTCTCCTCTTCTGCACTCAAGTTCCCCAGTTTCCAGTGCATCACGGGGTTGAGCCCCGCACTTAGACACCAGACTTAAAGAACCGCCTGCGCGCGCTTTACGCCCAATAAATCCGGACAACGCTTGCCCCCTACGTATTACCGCGGCTGCTGGCACGTAGTTAGCCGGGGCTTTCTTCTCAGGTACCGTCATCGGATGAGCAGTTACTCTCACCCTTATTCTTCCCTGGCAACAGAGCTTTACGACCCGAAAGCCTTCCTCACTCACGCGGCGTTGCTCCATCAGGCTTTCGCCCATTGTGGAAGATTCCCTACTGCTGCCTCCCGTAGGAGTCTGGGCCGTGTCTCAGTCCCAGTGTGGCCGTTCACCCTCTCAGGTCGGCTACGCATCGTCGCCTTGGTGAGCCATTACCCCACCAACTAGCTAATGCGCCGCAGGCCCATCCACAAGCCGCAGATTGCTCCGCGTTTCCCAATTCGACCATGCGATCAAATTGTTTATCCGGTCTTAGCATTCGTTTCCGAATGTTATCCCGATCTTATGGGCAGGTTGCCTACGTGTTACTCACCCGTCCGCCACTAACCAAGTTTAGAAGCAAGCTTCTAAACAAGATCCGTTCGACTTGCATGTATTAGGCACGCCGCCAGCGTTCGTCCTGAGCCAGGATCAAACTCTCCATAATAGTGAAGCCGAAGCTTCGCATTAAAGAGCCTTTGAGGCTCAATCTTTACAACTGGTTTGTCTTCCAACAACCGAAGTTGTCTTCCAACGATTTGTTCGTTCTTTATGACGACTGTGCGCGATGAAACATCGCTGGCAATCAGTCACATCTTACGCTCAATGTTCAGTTTTCAAAGAACAATTCGTTTTGGTATTATGTATACTCCGCAACTATCAGCGGCTTTATAATATACCACAGCTTGTATCAACATTGCAAGCTCTTAATTTGCAGCGTTTGATTTATGCTGTTTCCGCTTTGCACTACTTTTTCAGCGGCGAGATATAATTTATCACAGAATGATATAACAAGTCAACAGTTTTTTCGACATTTATTTTAAGCCTCTTATAATCGACCTTCTGAAGCATACCGCGCTCTACTATTCCAATGATTATAATCGGCCTGCTGAAGCGTATTGAAGCTCTACTATTCCACTGACGCGATTACGTGCAGGCTTAGCTAGTTCACGAATGCAGCCCCGTCTAACAAGCTTCTGAAGAAGCACGGATAGCTCCAAAGTTAAGCCTGCTAAATCAGGATGCTGCAGCAGCTCTGCAGGTGTCCACGACTCTTTACGACTTTCTATTAAACGAATAAGCAGCACGCACGAGGATTCCATTTTATTAAGAATAGAAAACTCACAAGCCAGCAATACAAGCTGTACTCGTTGTTCTAGCGTTTCTCCACTGGTCGTCAATTGCTCTAACAATTTGTAAATACCAGGATTAACCCTTCTCATCTGCTCCCAAACCGTCAGCTCCGGATGCATCCCCTGCTCTACCAATGTAATATGGGCTAAATTGTGAAGAGAGGCTAACAATTGAGAATAAGCATCTAATACCTGACCATCTTGAATATCTTGTTTAGCTTGCAAATAAGTTCGGACGAACTGAGAAAACTCGCATAACAATTTTTGTTCCCGCAGCAGTGGAGACCATTCCATTAGTCTAGAGCGCAAATCCGTTAAATAGCTATCTTGGTCAATGAGAATGTCACCTTGGACTAACCAATGTATAACATTGCGATTATGCCCGCTAACGATCCAGCTTTCCAGCATCTCTGGGGTTACTCTTCTTACTTGAATGCGAGCGTCATTCCATATCCAGTGCTCCATTTTCTTATCTGCATCAGCTACATTCGTAACAATTAAAGCCAAACGATCCATTCCATCAATTAATGGCTGGTACGAGAAAGGGTTGGCAACAAGAAGTAGACTGATTAAGCCCTCCTCCTGCCCCAATTGCTCTAAGTAGAAAATCCCGCTATTATCCATTTGAACCACCCTAATCACATCCTTATAAACTTAAATCACCTCTTTTGAGCTGGCCAAGGTGGTCTGTCCACAAAATGTGAGCTATAATTAAAATCACGAGTATGGTCTAGTTCTACAATGCACCTCCTGTTTCCTGCCTAATCGAGTGAGACAGATTAATCTGTAGCGTAAAACGACCATTTAATGTGCTCTATAGAAGGAGATAACAACATGAAATGGAAAGCCAGTAAAATATCGACTATGCGTACTTGGGGACTATTGCTAGTACTAGCCGGTATGGGAATTATGATTTTTGGAACAAGCGGCATTCTGCTCTTCGGCGAAGTCGGGAAAATAATCGCTGCCATCTTCATGGTCTTCGGCATAATTAGCTGCTTTGTAAGTATGGGGATCTATTTCTGGGTCGGAATGTTATCTACAAGCGCTCCTGTAATCGATTGCCCAGAATGCAGCAAGCGAACAAAAATGCTTGGAACAACGGATCGTTGTATGTACTGTCACACGATTCTAACTCTCGACCCTGAGAAAGCTAATACGAACATTCAGCCTATCACTAGCGATGATACTCCCATTCAAGCTCAGCCTTAAAAGCTTAATCAGTAGTCCCGCAAATGAAAAATCTCCGGATACAATGACGATTACAGTCAATGTATCCGGAGATTTTGTTTTATAGCTTCTGCTTATGAACACTTCTGTGTTAAGGGCGGCTTTGTAGCGATTTATCCAACACAGACCAAATATCACTTGATTCGAATCCCCTGCGCCATGAGGCGACACCTGCTAGATCGTACTTCTTTGCTAGCTCAGCACGTGCCTTAATGGAGGACGCATCCTCAATCCATATTTTCTTAACTAGGTTACCTTCCTTAAACTCCACATATTGCTGACCTGTTTCCTCCGAGAAAACCGGTGTTAGCTTCTTCTCTTTAATTAATTTCTGTACTGCATCCATATTCATCGTCTTAGAGGAAACCTTGACGCCATCTGTGCCTTTTGGCTCCTCTGTCCATATCCGCGTGTAAAATGGAACGCCCAGAATTAATTTACTCGCTGGAAC
This portion of the Cohnella abietis genome encodes:
- a CDS encoding nucleotidyltransferase-like protein, producing MDNSGIFYLEQLGQEEGLISLLLVANPFSYQPLIDGMDRLALIVTNVADADKKMEHWIWNDARIQVRRVTPEMLESWIVSGHNRNVIHWLVQGDILIDQDSYLTDLRSRLMEWSPLLREQKLLCEFSQFVRTYLQAKQDIQDGQVLDAYSQLLASLHNLAHITLVEQGMHPELTVWEQMRRVNPGIYKLLEQLTTSGETLEQRVQLVLLACEFSILNKMESSCVLLIRLIESRKESWTPAELLQHPDLAGLTLELSVLLQKLVRRGCIRELAKPARNRVSGIVELQYASAGRL
- a CDS encoding DUF2614 family zinc ribbon-containing protein, which encodes MKWKASKISTMRTWGLLLVLAGMGIMIFGTSGILLFGEVGKIIAAIFMVFGIISCFVSMGIYFWVGMLSTSAPVIDCPECSKRTKMLGTTDRCMYCHTILTLDPEKANTNIQPITSDDTPIQAQP